A region of the Mesoterricola sediminis genome:
GTCCTCCCCGGGAAAGCCGACGATGAAGTTGGAGCGCACGAAGAGGTCCGGCACGATGCGCCGGGCCTTCTCCAGGAGCTTCAGGAAGGTCTTCCGGCCGCCCCCGCGCGCCATCTGGCGCAGCACCCGGGCGTCGGCGTGCTGGAGGGGCATGTCCAGGTACTTGGCGCAGGCCGGCGTCTCGGCCATGGCGTGGAGGAGGCCGTCGGTGAGGCGGTTCGGGTAGGAATAGTGGATGCGGAACCAGCGCAGGCCCTCCACGGCGCCCAGGGCCCGGACCAGCTTCTCCAGGGCGTCGGGGTCGCCCAGGTCCCGGCCGAAGTCCGTGGTGTCCTGGCCGACGAGGTTGATCTCCAGGACGCCCTGGGCCACCAGGTTGCGGGCCTCGGCCACCACCGAGTCCACGGTCCGGCTGCGCTGCGGGCCCCGGATGGCGGGGATGGCGCAGAAGGCGCAGGCGTGGTCGCAGCCCTCGCTGATCTTGAGGTAGGCGGAGGGCCCGGGGGTGGTCAGCATGCGGGGGCTGGCCTCGTTGTAGAGGTAGGCAGGGTCGCGCTCGGGTTCGAAGAGGCGGTCCCCCGCCCCCAGCACCTCGGCGATGTGCTCGATGTCCCGGGTGCCCAGGCAGGCGTCGATCTCGGGCAGGTCGGCCAGGAGCTGGTCCCGGTACCGCTCGACCATGCACCCGGCGACCACCACCTTCCGGCAGACGCCCGTCTTCTTGTACGAGGCGGCCTGGAGGATGGCGTCGATGCTCTCCCGCTTGGCGGACTCGATGAAGCCGCAGGTGTTGACCACCAGGATCTCCGCCTGGGCGGGATCGTTGGTGATGGTGAAGCCCTTCAGGCGGAGATGCCCGAGCATCACCTCGCTGTCCACCAGGTTCTTGGGGCATCCCAGGGACATGAATCCGACTTTCGCCATCCCGACTCCTTGACCCTCCAGGATACCTGCAAGGATGCTAGACTCGGCACTCGAGAGAGTCCGCGCCATGTACATCATCCTGCTGGTGGAAGGGGCCCGCCAAACGGTCGAGCTAACGGGGGACGGTGTCACCGTGGGCCGGGGCGAGGCCGCCGGGATCCGCGTCTGTTCCAACGCCGTGAGCCGGGTCCACGCCCGGCTCTTCGAACGGGACGGCCAGGTGTACGTGCAGGACATGAAGTCCATGAACGGCACGACCCTCAACGACGCGCCCGTCCTGGAGCCGACCCCCCTCCGCCCCGGGGACACCATCCTCCTGGGGGAGGTGCCGATCCAGTGGCTGGCCGAGGCCGTGCCCGCGCCGGCCGGCTCCCTGACCACGAGCACGGCCCGCCCCCACGCCGAGAACCGCATCGAGATGGAGGAGCGGGCCTTCGACACCTCCGGCAGCATCATGGTCCCCCACACCACCCTGGAGGACCTGCTGGCTCGGCACCCGGCCGAGAAGGCCCCCGCGGAGGTGGAGGCCCTGTTCCAGCGCCTGGCGGCCATGGCCGGCAAGCTCCTGGCCGCCGCGGGCCTGCCGGAGCTCCTGGATTCGGTCATGAGCCTGGTGACGGCCCAGATCCGCTGCCAGCGGGGGTTCATCCTCCTGACGGACCCCGCCGGGGAGCTGGTGCCCGAATACGTGTGGGAGGAAAAACCCGGCGCCATCACCACGCCCATCAGCCGCACCATCGCCCGTACGGCCATGAAGGACAAGGTGACCATCCTCACCACGGACGCCCGGGTGGACCCGCGGTTTTCCGCCGGAGAGAGCATCAAGATCCACGGCATCTCCTCGGCCCTCTGCGCCCCCCTCATCGTGGAGACCCAGGCCCTGGGGGTCATCTATCTGGAGGCCAGCCTCAGCAAATCGGGGTTCAAGCGGGAGGACGAGCACCTCCTCTCCGCCATGGCCAACTTCGCGGCCGTGGGGATCCAGCGCGAGCGCGAGACCCGGTTCCGCCAGAGGCTGGAGCGCTACCACAGCCCCCAGGTGGTGGGGGAGATCCTGCGGTCCAGCCAGAACCTGGACGCCCCCATCCTCCAGGCCCGCCGGTGCGAGATCACCGTCCTTTTCGCCGATATTTCGGGTTTCACCCGCATGTCGGAGGGCATGGAGCCCCTCCGGCTGGCCTCCATCCTGAACCGGTCCTTCGAGGCGCTCACCGACCAGATCTTCCAGCGGGGGGGCACCCTCGACAAGTACATCGGCGACGCCATCATGGCCTTCTTCGGCGCCCCGGCCCCGGACCCCGACCACGCCCGCCACGCCGTGGAGGCCGCCGTGGCCATGCAGCAGGGGCTCCGGGCCCTGAACGGGTGCCGGCCCGAGGGCTTCCCCGAGCTCCGGATGCGCATCGGCATCAACTCCGGCGAGGCCTTCGCCGGGGACATCGGCTGCGAGAAGCGCATGGACTACACCGTCATGGGCTCGACGGTGAACCTCGCCAGCCGCCTCGAGAGCAGCGTGGCCCGCCCGGGCCAGATCGCCATCGGCCCACGGACGGCTCAACTTATTCAGATGCAAGGTTTGGAACAGCTCGACCCGGTCCTGGTCAAGGGCATCGACCACGAGATCCGGCCCTTCCTGGTGCCCTGGGGCTGACCCGGCCTTTTCTTGGACAGCGCCCCCGGCGGCATGGAAAAATGACAAGAACCGGGACAAATTCAAGGGGGTCGTTCCCCGTACCGATCCACCAAGCATAGGAAGGTCCACATGTCCTCCGAACGCCGCCAGTACCGCCGGATCCCCATGGGGGCCACCGTGGGCTTCCAGGAGATCTCCTTCGCCAGGGAGCCCGAGCCCGCCACCAGCGTGTACGGGGACATCTCCGGGGGGGGGCTCCTGCTCAACTCGCCCCGGGCCCTCCCGCTGGACACCCTCCTGAGGCTCGAACTCCGCGTCCCGGGGTGGGGGAAGCACCAGAACCACTTCGGGCCCGTGCAGGATTTCGACCTGCGCCCCCTCGTGGCGGTGGGGCAGGTGGTCCGGGTGGAACGCCTCGAGTCCGGCGAGTACGAACTTGGGGTAAAATTCGTGAATGTCTATCCCGATGACCAGGCTGCCCTTCTAAAATTCATCGAGGCATCCGCGCCGGCGGAAGAGAAGTAGGATACTGACCCCAAAAGGAGCTCCCCTTGAAGATCCTAATCGTGGACGACTCTTCGACGATGCGCCGCATCATCATCAACACCCTTTCCCGCATCGGCTACACCGACGTGGTGGAGGGCGAGCACGGGAAGGCCGGGCTGGACAAGCTCTCCCAGGGCGGGGTCGAGATGATCATCACCGACTGGAACATGCCGGAGATGGACGGCCTGGAGTTCGTCCAGACGGTCCGGGCCCAGAACCCCTCCATCCCCATCCTCATGGTCACCACGAACGCCGCCAAGGAGGACATCGTCCAGGCCCTCCAGGCCGGCGTGAACAACTACGTGGTCAAGCCCTTCACGCCCGAGACGCTCAAGGAAAAGATCGAGTCGCTGCTCGGCTAGACCCCCCACGCTTCCGTTCCAAGGGGAGGGCTCCATGGACCAATCCGAAATCGACGCTCTGATGAAGAACGCGCCGGCGGCCAAGGCCAAGCCGGCGGTTGCCGCGCCGCCCGCCCAGCCCCAGCCGGTCACGGACGACAAGGGCCACGTGATCTCCGAACTGGACGCCGTCACGGCGGTCACCGAGCGGGAGACCAACAAGGTCATGGACCAGCTGGACGTCATCAGCGGGCTGGTCGGCAAGCAGCAGAACCTGGTCACGGGCCTGCTCGCGCACCCCGCGGCCCAGGACCCGGCGGTCCAGAAGGCCATCAACGAGGTCATGGCCTCGGGCAAGGACATCCAGGACAAGGTCTACGAGGCCATGGACCTGATGCAGTTCCAGGACATCACCCGGCAGAAGCTGGAGCGCATCGTCCACCACCTCCGCCAGATCCACGACTACATCGTGGACCTCCTCGGGACGGGCCTGAAGAGCGAGGGCGAGCGCGCTTCCATCAGCCGCACCATCGCCACCACGGGCACCACCCCCGACGAGCGCAAGGAACACGCCGACTCCGTCGTGGAGGAATTCCGGCGGCTCCAGAGCAAGGATTGATCCATGGCCACAGCTGACGTCCAGGCCAGGCAGGCCCACGATATCGTTCCTTCCGGTCAGCTGGTGACCTTCACCCTGGACGGGGTGGAGTTCGGCCTGGACATCGACCGGGTCCAGGAGATCACCCCCCGCACGGACATCACCCCCGTGCCCGGGTCGCCCAGCTTCGTCCTGGGCGTGGTGAACCTCCGGGGCATGATCATCCCCGTGCTGGACAGCCGCCTGCGCTTCCACCTCCCCCCCAAGGCCCCCACCGACAAGACCCGCATCATCATCCTCGGGCTGGCGGGCCAGCCCACCGGCCTCATGGTGGATTCGGTGGCCGAGGTGGTGAAACTGGACGACTTCACCCTCCGCGACACCCCCCCCCTCGTGGCCGGCGTCCGGAGCGAGTACCTGGCGGGCATGGTCACGGCCGGCGACCGCCTCATCACCCTCATCAACCTCGACAAGATCCTGGATTCCGCCGAGTTCGGCCTGCGCGAAAGCCTGGGCGAGGCCACCGCGGCGGGCTCCTCCTTCATGTCCCTCGAGGGGGCCGTGGAGCAGGTCGAGGACGAGCTGCCCTACGTCACCTTCACCCTCGGCCGGGAGTCCTTCGGCATCGACCTCAAGCTGGTGGAGGAGATCATCGAGATCCCGTCCATCACCAAGGTGCCCGACGCGCCCCCCTACGTGCTGGGCGTCATCTGCCTCCGGGACCAGGTCCTGCCCCTGCTCGACTTCATCCAGCTCCTCCAGGTCGAGCCCGGCGAGAAGGACGGCTCCGGCGACATGGTGATCCTCCTCAGCTTCGGCACCGCCAAGCTGGGCATCGTCGTGGACGGCATCCAGGAGATCATCCGGATCCGCGAGGACGACATCCTCCCGCCCCCCCAGACCCTCTCCGAGCGCGAGAGCAAGGACCTGGAAGGCGTCGTGCTGCGCAGCGACCGCATGGTCAGCCTCCTGAAGGTCCTCGACATCATCACCGGCGAGGACCAGGCCAAGATCGCGGCCATGAGCACCAGCCTCATCAGGGAGAAGGAGGAGGAGGCCGCGGACGCCCACGAGCTCCCGATGGTCGTCTTCCGCCTGGGCCCCGAGGCCTACTCCCTGCGCCTCCACGAGGTGCGCGAGATCATCATGGTCGGCAACATCACGCCGGTGCCCCGCGCCCCCTCCTTCATCGAGGGCGTGCTGAACCTGCGCGGCGAGGTGATGCCCGTCATCGACCTCCGCGAGCGCTTCGGGCTCGACCGGCAGAAGCCGACGAACCTCTCCCGCATCGTGATCACGCCCATCGGCGGGGTCTCCACCGGCCTGATCGTGGATTCCGTGGACGAGGTGAAGTCCGTCGACAACCGGCGCCTCGAGGAGCCCCCCAGGGTCACCGCCGTGGGCGCCAACGCCTTCATCGAGAAGGTGGCCCGTACGGAGGAGGGCGTTGTCTTCCTCCTGAACGTCCAGCGCCTCCTCACGGACGTGGAGGGCCAGCAGCTCCAGGCCTTCCAGGGCAAGAAAAAGGGCTGAACCATGAGCGATTTCTCCCTGGACGATCCCAGCTTCTACGAAGACTTCCTCGTGGAGGCAGGGGAGCATTTCGAGCTCATCGAGCAGAACTTCCTCACCCTCGAGGAGGCCCCCGGCGACCTGGAGATCCTGAACGCCATCTTCCGGAGCGTGCACACCATCAAGGGCGCCTCGGGCTTCCTGGGCCTGGCCAAGGTCCAGTCCCTGGCCCACGTCGGCGAGAACGTGCTGGACGACCTGCGCAAGGGGCGCATGTCCGTGAGCCCCGAGGTCATGGAGGTGCTCTTCGAGACGGTGGACACCCTCAAGGTCCTCGTCAGCGACGTGGCGGTCACCCTCCGCAAGCAGGGCGCCCCCGCCGATCCGGACACCACGGCCCTCATCGCGCGCCTCGAGGCCCTCAAGGGCGGCGGCAAGGCCCCCGCGGCCGCGGCGGCAGCCCCCGCTCCGGTGGCCCCGGCCCCCAAGGCGGCGGCCCTGGCGATTCCCGAGCCCCTCCGGGACATGGACCGCGAGGCCGTCGAGGCCGCGGAGGAGGCCCTCGGCCAGGGCGTGCCCGTCATGGCCCTCCGGGTCCATCTGCTGCCCGAGCTCCTGGGCACGCCGTTCAACCCCCTGTCCATGATCTCCATGGTCGACCTGGTCGGCCGTTTGGTGCATTCGTCCAAGCTGATGAAGCCCATGGACCTGGATCTCTTCGATCCCGCGGACCTGCCCTTCGACCTCCTCCTCCTGCTCAGCCCCTCCGAGGCCCCGGACGCCGTGCGCCGCCTCTTCGACAGCGTGAAGAACGTGCGCATCGAGTACTTCGACCTCACCCTGGGCAGCCCCGCGGCCCCCGCCGCGGCCGCGCCGGAAGAGCCTGTCGCCGAGGCCGCGGCCGGTCCCGCCGCGGACACCGCGACCCGCCGCGCCCAGGACAAGACGGGCTCCGACACCATCCGCGTCAGCCAGGCCAAGCTGGACGGCTTCATGAACACGGTGGCCGAGCTGATCATCAGCAAGACCATGATCAGCCACATCGTCGAGCGCTTCGAGGCCGAGGCGCTCACGGGCAACGCCGATGGCCTCGTGAAGGAGCTGCGCCGGGCCTCCGTCTACCTGGACCAGGTGTCCAAGGAGATCCAGGCCTCCGTCCTGGGCATCCGCATGGTGCCCGTGAAGACCATCTTCACCAAGTTCC
Encoded here:
- the rimO gene encoding 30S ribosomal protein S12 methylthiotransferase RimO, translated to MAKVGFMSLGCPKNLVDSEVMLGHLRLKGFTITNDPAQAEILVVNTCGFIESAKRESIDAILQAASYKKTGVCRKVVVAGCMVERYRDQLLADLPEIDACLGTRDIEHIAEVLGAGDRLFEPERDPAYLYNEASPRMLTTPGPSAYLKISEGCDHACAFCAIPAIRGPQRSRTVDSVVAEARNLVAQGVLEINLVGQDTTDFGRDLGDPDALEKLVRALGAVEGLRWFRIHYSYPNRLTDGLLHAMAETPACAKYLDMPLQHADARVLRQMARGGGRKTFLKLLEKARRIVPDLFVRSNFIVGFPGEDDAAFDELRGFIEEARFEHVGVFTYSLEEGTPAAPLGDPVAARVKASRKRRIMELQQRICREKNRALEGRILEVLVEGTHEETDLVFKGRHRGQAPEVDGNVLIVGGDVRPGTIQQVRITEGHAYDLVGEVEAGAAEAAVARYEAQVRARG
- a CDS encoding adenylate/guanylate cyclase domain-containing protein is translated as MYIILLVEGARQTVELTGDGVTVGRGEAAGIRVCSNAVSRVHARLFERDGQVYVQDMKSMNGTTLNDAPVLEPTPLRPGDTILLGEVPIQWLAEAVPAPAGSLTTSTARPHAENRIEMEERAFDTSGSIMVPHTTLEDLLARHPAEKAPAEVEALFQRLAAMAGKLLAAAGLPELLDSVMSLVTAQIRCQRGFILLTDPAGELVPEYVWEEKPGAITTPISRTIARTAMKDKVTILTTDARVDPRFSAGESIKIHGISSALCAPLIVETQALGVIYLEASLSKSGFKREDEHLLSAMANFAAVGIQRERETRFRQRLERYHSPQVVGEILRSSQNLDAPILQARRCEITVLFADISGFTRMSEGMEPLRLASILNRSFEALTDQIFQRGGTLDKYIGDAIMAFFGAPAPDPDHARHAVEAAVAMQQGLRALNGCRPEGFPELRMRIGINSGEAFAGDIGCEKRMDYTVMGSTVNLASRLESSVARPGQIAIGPRTAQLIQMQGLEQLDPVLVKGIDHEIRPFLVPWG
- a CDS encoding PilZ domain-containing protein, producing the protein MSSERRQYRRIPMGATVGFQEISFAREPEPATSVYGDISGGGLLLNSPRALPLDTLLRLELRVPGWGKHQNHFGPVQDFDLRPLVAVGQVVRVERLESGEYELGVKFVNVYPDDQAALLKFIEASAPAEEK
- a CDS encoding response regulator encodes the protein MKILIVDDSSTMRRIIINTLSRIGYTDVVEGEHGKAGLDKLSQGGVEMIITDWNMPEMDGLEFVQTVRAQNPSIPILMVTTNAAKEDIVQALQAGVNNYVVKPFTPETLKEKIESLLG
- a CDS encoding chemotaxis protein CheW; this translates as MATADVQARQAHDIVPSGQLVTFTLDGVEFGLDIDRVQEITPRTDITPVPGSPSFVLGVVNLRGMIIPVLDSRLRFHLPPKAPTDKTRIIILGLAGQPTGLMVDSVAEVVKLDDFTLRDTPPLVAGVRSEYLAGMVTAGDRLITLINLDKILDSAEFGLRESLGEATAAGSSFMSLEGAVEQVEDELPYVTFTLGRESFGIDLKLVEEIIEIPSITKVPDAPPYVLGVICLRDQVLPLLDFIQLLQVEPGEKDGSGDMVILLSFGTAKLGIVVDGIQEIIRIREDDILPPPQTLSERESKDLEGVVLRSDRMVSLLKVLDIITGEDQAKIAAMSTSLIREKEEEAADAHELPMVVFRLGPEAYSLRLHEVREIIMVGNITPVPRAPSFIEGVLNLRGEVMPVIDLRERFGLDRQKPTNLSRIVITPIGGVSTGLIVDSVDEVKSVDNRRLEEPPRVTAVGANAFIEKVARTEEGVVFLLNVQRLLTDVEGQQLQAFQGKKKG
- a CDS encoding chemotaxis protein CheA yields the protein MSDFSLDDPSFYEDFLVEAGEHFELIEQNFLTLEEAPGDLEILNAIFRSVHTIKGASGFLGLAKVQSLAHVGENVLDDLRKGRMSVSPEVMEVLFETVDTLKVLVSDVAVTLRKQGAPADPDTTALIARLEALKGGGKAPAAAAAAPAPVAPAPKAAALAIPEPLRDMDREAVEAAEEALGQGVPVMALRVHLLPELLGTPFNPLSMISMVDLVGRLVHSSKLMKPMDLDLFDPADLPFDLLLLLSPSEAPDAVRRLFDSVKNVRIEYFDLTLGSPAAPAAAAPEEPVAEAAAGPAADTATRRAQDKTGSDTIRVSQAKLDGFMNTVAELIISKTMISHIVERFEAEALTGNADGLVKELRRASVYLDQVSKEIQASVLGIRMVPVKTIFTKFPRMLRDLAKASGKKIDLQMVGEDTEIDKSLIEELSDPLIHLIRNSADHGIEMPDVRVAGGKSETGTVVLRARHEGDSVLVEIEDDGKGINPQVIRSKAVEKGILTAEKAESITDDEAINLIFLPGFSTAKQVTDISGRGVGMDVVKSNVRRLNGSVSVTSSVGRGSIFTIKLPLTLAIIDALLMRAGGQVFALPGTAVEETLLVPRESLSHLTRRKAINLRGEVLGVTRLRDLLHFRDIEAEAYEGDELPVVVVSTGGRRMGVIVDAFLRRQEMVIKPLAPYLASLPGISGASIMGDGGVVLILDPAELLMLAVQEGL